The stretch of DNA TTTATCCATGCTTTAGACCAGGAAGTTAAACGGCAAGAGTTCATGCTGCGGCGCACCTTCAAAGACAAAGAAATTACTACCAACCTCTTGAATCAAACCATTGATGACCTAAAGCGCCAAAAACATTATATAGAAGAAAACAACCAGGCACTCTCTGAACATAAAAAGCGCATCGAGGATATTAACACCCAATTGATCCAGCAGAAAATACTGCTTGAAAGGCAATCAGCCGAGCTGGAAGACCACCTTCACCAATTGAAAATTGCTTACAAAGAGCTCGAACAATTTTCCTATATCGCTTCGCATGATTTACGTAGCCCTTTGCGGACCATTACTAGTTATGCCCAGTTACTTCAACATCGCTTTGAGGGTAAGTTGAATAAAGAAGGAGATGAATTCCTGCAATTTGTTGTCGATGGCGCCAAACAAATGAGCCATGTCCTCGAAGACCTCCTGGAATATGCCCAGGCAGGTGGCCGGACCCGGCAGTTGGTTAACACCGATATTAAAAAAGTGGTGGAACTGATACGCTTTAACCTCAAAGCCGAAATCGAACAAACCCAGACGTTGATTGAAGTGGGAGACCTCCCCGAGGTTCAGGTCTTACGGTCTAGCATGTTACAAGTCCTACAGAACCTCGTCGCCAATGCCATCAAGTTCAAATCTGAAACGCCCCCTCGCATCCAGATCAATTGCATTCGTGAAAAAGAATATTGGCACTTTTCTGTTGCCGACAACGGCATTGGTTTAGATGAACGTTTCCAAGAAAAGATATTCGAACCCTTTCAACGATTAAATACAGTTGAAGCAAAAGGGACAGGCATGGGGCTCGCCATCTGCAAAAAACTGGTGAACCTCCACTACGGAACGATATGGTATCATTCCCAACCCCATCAAGGCACTGTTTTCCATTTTACTATTGCTGCCCACGAAAAGTAAGGAACCTTTGGCCACCTATTGAGGTTAAGAAAAAGAACGCAATGAAATAATATTTGATTTTTCGAGCTAAATCCAACAAGATTTATAAAAAAGGCTTATATTTGCGTTCCCATAAATGGACGTAGGAAGTTATATTCATTTATTTGGCCGAGTATGGTCGGGTGGCCGAGCGGCTAGGCAGAGGTCTGCAAAACCTCGTACGGCGGTTCGAATCCGCTCCCGACCTCAAACCATCAACAAGCCTCTTCGCGTCAGCGAAGGGGCTTTGTTGTTTTCATACACGTCAGGAGCTTATTTCTGTAAGTGTATGAAAACAACAAAGTCAGGCCGCAGGCCAGGCTTGTTGAAGGTATGAAGCGCCCCCCCCTCTGGATGGGCGCAGCCAATCCGCTCCCGACCTCAAACGGAACCAACCACTTTATTAGGCGTCTGGCATCAACAAGCTTATGCACCGTAAAGAAATCAGCGCATCATCTATCGCTTCCCGAGGTATACCGTCTACCTGGTTTCGAATACCATTTCTCAAACCAAGCAACTGCTACATAGGATCGACTGCTAAATGGGATTCACAAAATCTTGTTTGAAAATGAATAGGCCAAAAAAGATGGCTAAGAGACGGAAGAAAAATAAATGATACAACTTTTGATTCGCTAAAATTTTCAAAGCAGCTGACAGAATGGAAGTTGTGTGAAAATATTCGCGAATCTTTGAAAAAAGTTGTATCATTTATTTCCGTCAAACTACTATGTTTGGAATATCACAGGCATATAAATATTTTCAACGATATAAATATCATTAGATGCCGCGTCACAAGATCAGACTATGGATGTCCATTTGGATGAGCTTGTTATCCGTACTAGTTGTTACGGTCTTGTCCATTTTCTTTTATCGTGCATTTCAAACTGCATTGGATGAACGTGTTTTGCTGCAATTGACATCCGTAAAAAGATTAAAAAAAGTGCAAATTGAGGCGCATTTAAAGCGTATTTGGGAAGCTTTTCAAGCGGATTCCATTGACCGAAATACCACCAAAATCATCCATACTGTTCAGCTAGATACGCTGAGCCTTGTCTATGGATTGGATACCGACGAACCGGTTTCTGGCATATATGACCTGACGCCATACCATGATACCGGGGCATTATCGTTGTTACTCATCCGGCCAATTGATACCGCCAACTATGCCATACAAGTGCATCCGGGGGAGGCCATCCAAAGTATCTTATTGGAACGGACGGGGATGGGAGAAAGCGGCGAAAGCTATCTGGTCGGTGAGGACTATCATTTGAGGTCCCTCTCCAGGTTTTTTCCTCAGCAAGCCCCGTTTAGCTTAATAGCAGAAACAGAAGGTGTAAAACGAGCGCTTGCAGCTAAGGATGGAACCGGTATATTTCCCGATTATCGGGGGGTTATGGTTTATAGTTCGTATCAACCTATAAAATTTCAAAACCTGCATTGGGTTATTTTATCCGAAATGGATGTAGAAGAGGTACAGGCCCCGCTCTTTAAATTAAAACGGCAACTTATTGTCATTGTAATCTTTGTCCTTTTCCTTGCTATTTTGACTTCTTACTTCATGGCCAGGGCTTTTTCCAAACCGATCTTACGGATGAAAACCTACCTGAATGACATGGCTGCAGGCAATTATGACCTTGCTATTGACCAAGGAAAAGGGCCTAAAGAACTGGGGGAGTTATTTTCGGCACTTGCAGCGCTCAAAGCGTCGATAAAAGGTGCCATCACTTTCTCGCAACAAATTGGTCATATGGAACTTAGTGCCGCCTTTGAGCCACTAGGTAAAAATGATAAACTAGGGCATTCTTTGCTAAAAATGCGGGAACAATTGATTGGCTACCATCAATTGCAAGAGCAAAATAACCTCGCCAACAAAAAGTCCTTCTTAAATGGGCAAGAAAAGGAAAGAAGCCGTTTGGCAAAAGAACTGCATGATGGGTTGGGGCCGCTGCTGACCAGTTTAAAGCTATCCATTCAGTCTACCGATTTACCTCCTGAGCAAAAAACGCCCTTGAAACAGCTCATTGATGAAATGATATTGGAAGTTAGAAGAATGACTTATGATCTGATGCCCCCGGCTCTGCTTGATTTTGGCGTAGGTAAAGCCATCGTCCATTTGATAGAATTGATCAGAAAAACCAGTAATTTGGATGTGTTTTACGCCAATTCCATGAAAGAGGAAGACCGGGAAAGCCTGGATATTGAAACGCACATCAATTTATTCAGGATCATTCAAGAATTATTTAATAACACGCTTAAGCATGCACAGGCAAGCCATGTTCGACTATCACTTACCCAGTTTGAAGATAAAGTGGCTTTGTATTACGAGGATGACGGAAGAGGCTTTAAACTCGAAACGGTTGAGTATGGTTATGGATTGAACAACATAAAAGAACGTGTTAAGGTATTCAATGGATACCTTTCCATTCATTCTAATCAAAGCGGTACGCAGGTTGAAGTAGAAATTCCTATAAGAAATGAGTAAAATAAAAATAGTCATAGTCGATGATCACCAGTTGTTTAGAGATGGCCTGGCCGGGTTGTTGTCCAAGCAGGTAGATTTTGAGCTATTGGCAAGTTTGGCGGATGGTGAGGCGCTTTTGAAATTCTTAGCGGATAAGAATTTACCGGATGTTGTTTTGCTGGATCTGACCATGCCGGGGATGGGTGGTTTTGAAGTATTGAAAAAACTAAAAAAGCACTATAAAAAACTAAAGACGATTGTCATTTCTATGCACGACGATGGCGTTTATATCGTTAAGTGTGCAAAAGCAGGGGCCTATGGGTATTTGCTTAAAAACGCGGATGAGGAAGAATTAACGTTCGCCATTCACAAAGTGTATCGGGGAGAACGTTATTACAATGCTGAAATTTCCGCTCGAATGTTCCAAAATTTATCCTTGCAAGACAGTATTCCGGAGAAATTGACCAAACGGGAAAAAGAAGTACTTGCCTATCTTGCTGAAGGCCTGACCACTAAGGAAATTGCGGAAACAATGTTTATTAGCACCCGTACCGTTGAGACACATCGTGCTAATATGTTGAAAAAACTGGATGCTAAAAATACCGCAGAATTGATCAAACGAGCCACTCAGCTTCATCTGATTGCTTGAAAAATAGCGCCACTAGGTATTTATACAGATAAAAATTAGGTATTTATACGGATAAAAAAATACCGAAATTACCTGAGAGGAAACCTCTTCAATAGATTGTTTATTAAGTAATTACGTTACAAAAACAATAAATCTATGAAGAGGGTACTTTTAATTTTTTCTGCTATGATGATATTTGCTTCTTGGGGTTACGCACAACAGAGAAAGGAGCTCAAAGGACCGGAAGCCAAGAATTACAAACCCTGGAAAGATAATTCAGAAAAGTCGATTGCGGTTTATAAGGTAAACCCTGAACGATTGACGGGGCCAGAGGCAAAGAATAAAAAACCTTGGGATAAAAGCCCAAAACCTGCGCAGTACATGGCTATTTCGACCTCCAGTCAGCCAAAACTACAAGGCCCAAAGGCGAAAAACTGGAAGCCTTGGTATTCGGATCAACCCACCAAAAAGGTCTACGTAGAGACAACTTCAGATGAAACGCTGCCGGAAGAAAAGAAAGCTGAGGATGGAGAAACGAACAATGATAATCCTTAATTAACGTCAGGTTTGAGTGCTTGAGGCCTTTTAGAGGCTTGGATGACAAGGTTATACCAGGATGCTTGGCAACAATATTTGCTTTTCCACCTTTTCGCGGGAAAAGGTGGAGCCAAAACCGCCGCCTTACGCACCTTCGGCCTTCGGACGACGGAGTCGCCTTAGATTGTCCTTCGGCAGACGAAGTCGGCTAAAACAGTCTTTCACTTCGTTGCACAAAAAAAACTCGCCATTGGGTTCGGGTTATTGCTCGAAAAGCGTTGATTATTAATCATTTGTAATCCGTCTTGGTTCTCTCGAAGCTCAAACAGTTTTTTGTGCGGGCACTTCGTTGCAGACTGTTTTTTAACGCCGAATCTGCTAATGGCGGAGTCCTTCATAGTAAACCTTACGTTACTTATGGTAAGATCTTCAGTTTGGCAGTGTCAAAAGAAGGAAAATAGTCAATCATTCGCGCAATTCGTGGCTCAACTTAAAGTTAAGTAAGCCACGAATTGACACGAATTGCTGTGTTTTTTTTTCCCATGTAGAAAAAAGGAAATCAGCCAATTATAATTGATAAAACGCTTCCCACCCCTTGCGAGGAGGCGCGCCAACAAGCAGTAAATCGGCTAATGGATGATTGGTTATGCGTTTGGTCTCTCGATCAAAGATCAATTTAGTATTGAGCCGCTGTGCTAAAACGCCAAGGCAAAATACCTGGCTAAGTGGTCCAGCAATCTCAAAGGAAGAGCGGCATTTTTCCTCCCCCTTACATGCCAATAGAAAGTTGGCAAAGTGGTTGGATGGACTTTTAGGTACCTCAGGAAGGCTTTTGGCCATATCCGCTGCAGCTTCAGCCGGAATGATCTCAAGGGTACTTCCATGAGAACCTCCTTTAAAGGTTAAATCCTTACTGTAAATGATTTTACCTGGATTCAACCTAGATTCCTTGATCTCGCCGTTACTTGGAGGCGGGATATTGGGGTCGAGCGCAGAAACGCCATACCCTTCAGGAAGCGGCGGTCTATTATTCAGGCCATCGTACCATTTCATTTCAACCGGGGGCATATCGCCTCGTTTGGGGAATTTAAACGATAAAGTAGTGGACATAGGGAAGAAGAACGGGTTATGGTCCTCAATGTATTCTGGGTCGATCTCATACGGCAAGCCCAGGTTGAGAAACTCATGTGCGGTATCCATCGTATGTGCCCCCCAATCGCCCAAAGCACCCATCCCAAAATCATACCAGCAACGCCACTGCCCGTGGTGATAATCCTTATTGTAATCGTGGTGACTCGCCGTCATGAGCCAGGTGTCCCAATCCATGGTAGCAGGTATGGGCTCCGCAGGAGGGAAATGCTGCATTTTAGGATCCCAGGAATGCCACCTTCTTCTACTGTTCATGTGGGCCGTAACTGCCGTTACATTTTTTATAATTCCCGCATCGACCCAAGTTTTGAATTGAAAATAATTGGCTTCAGAATGCCCTTGATTACCCATCTGTGTAGCAACGCCATACTTCTTAGCACCCTGCATCATCAACTCGACTTCATTAAAGGTGCGGGCCATAGGCTTCTCGACGTACACATGAATACCCAACGACATGGCAAGCATCGTTATAGGGAAATGCGAAAAGTCCGGCGTTCCTACACTCACCGCTTCAATTTTGTCTCCCATCTTATCAAACATCTCCCGGAAGTCCTTAAAGCGAGGTACATCAGGGAACATTTTCAATACTTCCTGGGTATGTTCACCACCCATATCCACATCACATAATGCCACGATATTGGCTAAACCTGTTTCATGTAATGATTGGGTGATGGATCCCCCTCGATGACCAATTCCGCAACAAGCCAGGTTAACCTTGTCACTTGGCGCAATATGGCCATGTGATTTACCCAACACGGTGGAGGGTATTATGCTATAACCTGCCATAGCAGAAAGGGTACTTGCTTTTATAAAGTTTCTTCGTTTCATTATTGAATGTTATTTAGTTTTTTTAAAGGCACCTCGTCCTTGTCTCCCAACTCCTGTGCTTCAATATCTAAAAAATCTAATGGGCCTACAACTTTCGTACGCACTTTTTCGGATAGTAAGCATTCCTGCGGCTTAACTATTCATCAAGGCCTCCCACATCAGTGCAGTTGGCATATTGCCAATCTTGAGCAAGCGCTCATGAAAATCACTCAGGTTAAAGGCCTCTCCCATTTTGGCTTTATAGGCTGTTCTTAACCGCAAAATTTCGGACATTCCCATAAAATAGCCGATAAAATAGCCGGGCGAAGCGGTAGCTGAGTCTATTTCAAGTTGAGCAGCCCAGCGCAGGAAGCCTACCCTTTCTTCCATCAAGCGGATGGCTTCCTCGTAAGTCATCCGCCCGCTGTGCATGCCCACATCATAGACGACCCGGGCATTGCGCCACAGTCGCAGTTGTAGCTGTCGCAAGTGGATGCGTTCATTGGGGAAAAATCCGGTCTCCTGCATGAGCTGTTCGTTGTACAAACCCCAGCCTTCGCTAAAAATAGAGATGCCATTATCGCGGCGGATAGGGCGGGGATTTTGCAGCTGATACAGCCCTTGAACATGGTGCCCTCCATAGGATTCGTGGGGTGCCGTTACAATGATCACCCCCCAGTCGTGTTCTACGAGGTACTGTTGCT from Saprospiraceae bacterium encodes:
- a CDS encoding histidine kinase, whose amino-acid sequence is MPRHKIRLWMSIWMSLLSVLVVTVLSIFFYRAFQTALDERVLLQLTSVKRLKKVQIEAHLKRIWEAFQADSIDRNTTKIIHTVQLDTLSLVYGLDTDEPVSGIYDLTPYHDTGALSLLLIRPIDTANYAIQVHPGEAIQSILLERTGMGESGESYLVGEDYHLRSLSRFFPQQAPFSLIAETEGVKRALAAKDGTGIFPDYRGVMVYSSYQPIKFQNLHWVILSEMDVEEVQAPLFKLKRQLIVIVIFVLFLAILTSYFMARAFSKPILRMKTYLNDMAAGNYDLAIDQGKGPKELGELFSALAALKASIKGAITFSQQIGHMELSAAFEPLGKNDKLGHSLLKMREQLIGYHQLQEQNNLANKKSFLNGQEKERSRLAKELHDGLGPLLTSLKLSIQSTDLPPEQKTPLKQLIDEMILEVRRMTYDLMPPALLDFGVGKAIVHLIELIRKTSNLDVFYANSMKEEDRESLDIETHINLFRIIQELFNNTLKHAQASHVRLSLTQFEDKVALYYEDDGRGFKLETVEYGYGLNNIKERVKVFNGYLSIHSNQSGTQVEVEIPIRNE
- a CDS encoding Gfo/Idh/MocA family oxidoreductase — protein: MKRRNFIKASTLSAMAGYSIIPSTVLGKSHGHIAPSDKVNLACCGIGHRGGSITQSLHETGLANIVALCDVDMGGEHTQEVLKMFPDVPRFKDFREMFDKMGDKIEAVSVGTPDFSHFPITMLAMSLGIHVYVEKPMARTFNEVELMMQGAKKYGVATQMGNQGHSEANYFQFKTWVDAGIIKNVTAVTAHMNSRRRWHSWDPKMQHFPPAEPIPATMDWDTWLMTASHHDYNKDYHHGQWRCWYDFGMGALGDWGAHTMDTAHEFLNLGLPYEIDPEYIEDHNPFFFPMSTTLSFKFPKRGDMPPVEMKWYDGLNNRPPLPEGYGVSALDPNIPPPSNGEIKESRLNPGKIIYSKDLTFKGGSHGSTLEIIPAEAAADMAKSLPEVPKSPSNHFANFLLACKGEEKCRSSFEIAGPLSQVFCLGVLAQRLNTKLIFDRETKRITNHPLADLLLVGAPPRKGWEAFYQL
- a CDS encoding ATP-binding protein, giving the protein MKTTLEQLKSYLEKLALNQGQQDQLSSFIHALDQEVKRQEFMLRRTFKDKEITTNLLNQTIDDLKRQKHYIEENNQALSEHKKRIEDINTQLIQQKILLERQSAELEDHLHQLKIAYKELEQFSYIASHDLRSPLRTITSYAQLLQHRFEGKLNKEGDEFLQFVVDGAKQMSHVLEDLLEYAQAGGRTRQLVNTDIKKVVELIRFNLKAEIEQTQTLIEVGDLPEVQVLRSSMLQVLQNLVANAIKFKSETPPRIQINCIREKEYWHFSVADNGIGLDERFQEKIFEPFQRLNTVEAKGTGMGLAICKKLVNLHYGTIWYHSQPHQGTVFHFTIAAHEK
- a CDS encoding response regulator transcription factor yields the protein MSKIKIVIVDDHQLFRDGLAGLLSKQVDFELLASLADGEALLKFLADKNLPDVVLLDLTMPGMGGFEVLKKLKKHYKKLKTIVISMHDDGVYIVKCAKAGAYGYLLKNADEEELTFAIHKVYRGERYYNAEISARMFQNLSLQDSIPEKLTKREKEVLAYLAEGLTTKEIAETMFISTRTVETHRANMLKKLDAKNTAELIKRATQLHLIA